The following is a genomic window from Lagenorhynchus albirostris chromosome 2, mLagAlb1.1, whole genome shotgun sequence.
CTAGAGTTAAGTGCAAGTGGGTCACTGATTGAGGCCAAGCTGAGTGCAGTCACATTTTCTGTTCTGAGTGCAGTCACATTTTCTGTTCTGAGTGCCTGCCAACCATTGGGGAGGCTACAGTGTAGGATAGCCTGAGACTTGGAGTCAGGAGGGACAGGTTCTGGTCTTGGCTCTGCCATGATCTGGTTCTGTGACTTTGCACAAATCACTTCCCTTCTCTTGcatctcagtctcttcatctgtaaaatgtgttaaggaattttaaaaaaaagttctcaagTTTTCCACTCCTAAATCCAAGATCTGAAGCATCTGAAGAAAGGGTTTAGGATGAGGCAGTCACCTCAGCTTCCAAGAGGTGCAGATGATGTGTTTACTGCAAGCTAGGCGAAGAGGAACTGGCTGCAGAGTTAcaggagtggggcttccctggtggcgcagtggttaagaatccgcctgccaatgcaggggacacgggttcaagccctggtctgggaagatcccacatgccgtggagcagctaagcccgtgccccacaactactgagcctgcgctctagagtccacgagccacaactactgaagcccgcgcgcctagaatccgtgctctgcaacgagaagcccgcgcactgcaacacagagtagcccccgctcgccgcaactcgagaaagcccgcgcacggcaacgaagacccaatgcagccaaaaataaatgaattaattaatttaaaaaaaaagtgacaagggGAAATTAAGGGGAAATGAAGCTGAAGAGAAGGTAGTGTTGGGAACTCATGGAGCACGCCTTATGGAGAAGGCTCTTACACCACTTCCATTCAGATAGCATGCTTTAGGCATcttctgtgtcaggcactatccCTGCCCTCTAAGAGTTAATCCTCTAGAGAGGAAGATAAGCAAATGAGCTCAGTCTGGAAAGGTGAGGGAAGAGCAGAACACGGGCAGCAGTATTGAGGAGGGCAGTGAACTGGAACCACCTACCTCTGGGGGCATTTCACCAAGGAAAGGGATGTCCATTTTCTGGCACTGGGTCACCAGTGCAGTGAAGAGTGGCTTGTTAGGCCTTTTAGGATAATAGATGGTTGGCTGGTAGCCCtatgaggaaaggaaaggggtgATTCAAGCCCAGGTCCTGGAAACCTCATACTCTCCCCGACAGCCCTTCCCCACATACTCACAAAGAGTTTGAGGTGTCGAGCACAGACCAGGCCATCTCCTCCGTTATTCCCGGGGCCACAGATGACCAGGACAGTAGGGGGGCTCCTGGACAAGGACGTGGGGGGATATGCCTGAAGGCAGAGTCAAAGGGGATTCAGAAGGGCTTCGGGCAGTGACAGCCCAGTCTCGGCCTGGCCGTCCCTCCCACTTCATTGTGCCTAGGCCAGGTGGCTTGCACAGTGGCTGCCCCTTAGGTGGAGAGTTGTGCCACTGACCTTGGCAATGGCTGTGGCACAGCTCAGCCCGGCCAGCTCCATAAGTTGGTCCACGCTGAACTGGTACTCGTTAAACAGCTCCTGGTCCACGGCCTGGGCCTCCTCCTGGCTGAGGAAACCCACAGCCTGAGTCCCCTTCCCTCAGGTGTTCCGTCGCGCAGGCGGCGCGGCCCAGGTCCCGCCCCTGGGGGGGTTGGGCTTCCACCCAAGTCCCGCTCCCAGCGTGCCCGCCCAGAGAGCACGTGCCCGTCCAACCTCAGGTACTTCACTGCTGAGCTCGCCATGACCTCTGAGTCCCCGCGGCCACCCGAGATCAGCCGCTGCGGCCCCCACCAGGTGGCTCCCGCGCGACAGGCGCCGGCCTGGACTCGGAGGAGCGATAGGCGCGGGCCCGCAACCAGCAGCCCGAGCCCCAGGAGCGCCCGCAGCCCGGACATTCAGCTCTCAGAGcgcgcggccccgccccgccccgccccgcctcgccccgccccgccccgccgcggTCGGCGCATGCGCGGCCCCTCGTCCCGCCCCCGAGAGGCAGGGTCCGCGCGCGCCCCTGAAGGGGGTGGTTCTGGAGCTGGCGGGACCGGTAGTGGGAGTCCACCGCTCCTCCGTGTGTTGGTATGCGCGACAGCGCCCTCCCGCCCCGGCCCCACCTCGTCCGGGCGCCTTGTCCAGATGCCAGCCCTTCGCGGGAGCATTTTCATATTGCCTCACAGATGACCGAAGTGCTTTGCTTCCAACCGCCCTTTGATAATAATTCTTGTTTTTCGTAGCTCTTTCAGGAAGCTGTATAGCATAGCAGTTAGCCCGGGTTCCCACCCTACCACTTAGTGGCTGAGTGGACTTGGCTCTCCAGGTTTCAGTctcctgtctataaaatggggttacGAGTACATACTTCATCGGGTGGTAATCCATGCAAAGTCGTCGACAGCGCCTGGTACATAGGGCTCAATAAATTAATGTTCTTATTCACACTGCTAAGCATTTCATATAACTTAgtacccctctccccaccaaatTAGCTTCCCCTATCTCTGTTTACCAGGAGAGCACGCTGTACTTCCCTGATCATACATAATACTTATCCCTCTTCATCGGGTAATAGCTGTGGAAATAGAAAAGTATAAACCTTAAATAAGTTGAGTATGCCAAGATTAAAAATGTAGTTGAAACCCTAGACTCCAGGTCACGataatatttcaagaaaaaccTGGAGAGGAAGACTAAACTTGTAACCCAAGAGCTTTTAAGAATGCAAACACACTCCTGCCGGGTTAAGAGAGAAGTATGGGGAATAACAGACCAGTTACATTAAGGCATTAAGATAAAGATAATTATCCAGGTGGAATGAAGGTcttgggtttttgtgtgtgtttgttttttccgttttcctttatggtttattacaggattgAAGGTCTTGTTTTTATGCtagtatattctttttctgtatcGTGAATTCCATTCCCGGCTAGTTCACTGAGAAAACAAGAACCCCTCCTGCTTTTAACTACTCCTCTGATAGTCTCCTTTTTAATTATAAGAGGTTTACCATCTCCTATGGGTTGTACCCTTGGCCTTCATCTATGTTTGTTTTACATGTTTGTTGTGGGAAATTGAATGTATCAGACTGTGATTGCGGTGGAAAATTGTTTTTGTTAGACTTTCTTTGTGGTTTACTCATAGAGTTTACTCATCTAAATTGAAATGTAGGGTTTACATTACAATTGGATAATCTTATTCAAGACCTCATTAACTTTGTTTTATAACTTCACCGGTATATAAGTAGTTTCACTTTTATATATTAGTCAAGACTCCCTACAGGCCTACTTGAGAAAATTAATTTGGTAATTCTGAAGATTCATTTCTAAAACACAATGTGAAGCATGCTTCTTTGACATAGataacattttgagtttatgtgcCCAGTGCTGACATGaatcatctcatttcatcctcacaactctgttattatccccattttacagatgagaaaactgaggctcaaagatgtTGAATGACATGTCCAATGATACAGTGATAGCTGTCAGTGGAGCTAGGATCCAAGCAGCTTGACCTAGagtatgtagtctttttttttaagggctgCTGTGTATGCAGTGctcttcagtgtttttatttttatttattttttaaattaatgaacttatttatttttggctgcgttgggtcttcgttgctgtgcgtgggctttctctagttgcggcgcgcggggactactcttcgttgcggtgcacgggcttctcattgcattggcttctcttgttgcagagcatgggctctaggtgcacgggcttcggtagttgtggcgcctgggctcagtagttgtggctcgtgggctctagagcacaggctcagtagttgtgacacacaggcttagttgttccgcggcaggcatgtgggatcttcccggaccagggctcgaacccgtgtcccctgcattggcaggcggattcctaaccactgcgccaccagggaagcccctagggtaTGTAGTCTTAAGCATTATTCTATGCTGAAATGCCTCTCCAAATGCAGAACTATGTAACTAAAGGGTTGTCAATTGCTGACTTCATTCTGATGAGACGTAACTATAAAattatgacacacacacactcacaatttATGAAACAGCCAAATGAGGGCTATCCTCAGGAAGGCAGTGCCCAAGTGCCCTAGTCCACCTTGCTGCCTTTCAGattctggagttttctttgggAAATGCCTTCAAAACCAGTTCAAGAAGGGCATGTGGATTGAGCACCTACTGAGTTCCAGATGCCttacatatattatctaatttaatcctgtCCATCCTATGATGTATTTTTATCCTCATGTTAGAGATGAGAAATTGAGTAGCAGAGAGAAGTcaagtaatttgcctaagataATATAGCTATGAAATGGTAGAACCAATGATGGTTGATATTGGGTTGGCCTGACCCAGTAGCAATACTCTCGTGTGACAGATGCTGCTACTTGTCCCTCGAAATCCATTCTTCTCTATTTAAAGGCAATGTTATATTGGTTTTTGTTACAGTCAGTGAATCTGCATCCCAGTCAAGACATCTTGAATGCCTGACAAGATAATAAGCTCCATTTAGATAAGGAAGATTAACAGCTGTGTCCCCTGTACCTAGTtctgtgcctggaacatagtaggtccTCTACAAATATGTTAATGCATCCTCAAAATTTCATTGTGAAGTAATTCACAGTACAGTACATGCTCTTATCTGACATGACTGGGAGTAGATGATCTTATttcaacttaaaacaaaaaatacagggAATTcaccagtggtccagtggttaggactccacgctttttctgccgagggccagggttcaatccctggtgggggaaataagatcccacaagccgcatggcatggccaaaaataaccATTCATTTGCCATCTGTCAAAGTGTGACCAGGGTCTTGTCTCTGAGGATAGGGCCAAAGATTGTAGTTCTCCATCTTCTTTATCTCATAAACTTCACCACTTACATATCACCTGCAATTTGCAGTCTGTGTCCTTAAGgtggaaaaaaatttattgtatatttgaagCAAACTGAGTGCAAAATTCATctagatttttatgattttcccCCAATTTGTAATAGTCTCTCTGCTTACATCTAATTCAACAGCAGTTTTTAAGGTGAGTCACCTGAATCACGTCTTCTAAGGATTCAATTTAGTTTTCATAGAAACTGCTTGTTTTCACACTCTTAGTTtatcaatttaattaaattacataTTACAATAACACAACTGGAATAAACACATTTGGTATCAAACACAACCAACTCGGTAAGCAATGGCTTAACTGGGGGAGTAGAACTGACTGCACAGCATTCTAGAAGCTTCTCACTGCCTAGGTTTGAATCGCAGCttcactt
Proteins encoded in this region:
- the NAXE gene encoding NAD(P)H-hydrate epimerase, whose translation is MSGLRALLGLGLLVAGPRLSLLRVQAGACRAGATWWGPQRLISGGRGDSEVMASSAVKYLSQEEAQAVDQELFNEYQFSVDQLMELAGLSCATAIAKAYPPTSLSRSPPTVLVICGPGNNGGDGLVCARHLKLFGYQPTIYYPKRPNKPLFTALVTQCQKMDIPFLGEMPPEPTLIDELYELVVDAIFGFSFKGDVREPFRSILSVLNGLTVPIASIDIPSGWDVEKGNSGGIQPDLLISLTAPKKSASQFTGRYHYLGGRFVPPALEKKYQLNLPPYPDTECVYRLQ